Within the Ochrobactrum sp. Marseille-Q0166 genome, the region CTTGGCCATCCCGAACAGGCGGCAGCTGTGGCGGGGCTGGTTAAAAAGGTGAAAGAGCGCAATCCCAATGCGCTTTACCTCTGCGATCCGGTGATTGGCGATCAGAAAGGTCTTTACGTGCCGGAAGCAACAGCCATCGGGATTCGCGATCACCTGATGCCGCTTGCAGATATTGCAACGCCCAATCGCTTTGAGTTGTCTTGGCTGACGGGGGTTGAGCTTGAGGATAACAAGGCCTTGATGGAAGCAGCCCTTGATACAGGGCCTGCAACCATGCTGGTGACGTCTGCATTTCCATTGATGACGGGTAGTATCGGCAATATTCTGCTCACACCAACCCTTGCGCTGATGGCCGAACATCGCTGTGTCGATGGGCCTACCAATGGCTTGGGCGACCTGACATCGGCCGTGTTTCTCGCGCGCAGGCTTGCTGGTTTTTCAGAAGAAAAGACGCTGCAAAGCACAACGGCGGCAGTGTTCGAAATCATGGCCCGTTCCGCAAAACGCGGTGCTGATGAGCTGATGCTTGAAGCGGATGCTTCAAGTCTCGCAACGCCAATGGCTATGGTGCAGACAAGACGGCTGGTTCACCCAACCAAGGGATTGCGCGCATAACAGGTCAACTGGGCGGCAAGGGGTCGCAAGTTGTCGTCTCACGTTTTTGATTGCTCTGCGTTTTCGATAGGGATAATGGAAATCTATGGCTGATATTCCAGATACACTCCTCGCCGGTTACCAAACCTTTATGAGCGAGCACTTCGCTTCTGAAACGGCACGTTATAAGGAACTCGCTGAAAAAGGTCAGGCACCACAAACACTGGTGATTGCCTGCTGCGATTCCCGCGCCGCTCCGGAAACAATTTTCAATACTGCACCGGGCGAAATCTTCGTCCTGCGCAATGTCGCCAATCTCATACCGCCTTATGAGCCTGATGGCGAATTCCATGCAGCTTCTGCTGCACTTGAATTTGCCGTGCAGAGCCTCAAGGTGAAGAACATCGTTGTCATGGGTCATGGACGATGCGGTGGTATCAAGGCAGCGCTTGATACGCAATTTGCACCGCTTTCGCCGGGAGACTTTATCGGCAAGTGGATGAGTCTGATCGCACCTGCCGCAGAGACGGTCAATAATAACGATCTGATGACACCAACGGAGCGTCAGACGGCGCTTGAGCGTATTTCGATACGCTATTCACTCAACAATCTGCGCACGTTCCCATGCGTCGATATTCTTGAGAAGAAGGGCAAGCTCACCCTTTACGGTGCATGGTTTGATATTTCGACCGGCGAGCTTTGGGTGATGGATCAACAGACCGGAGACTTTAAAAGACCTGAAGTTTCCGTCGAAAATGCACCGGAAACAGCAGCATAAGACGAAAAAAGCCCCGATTTTCGGGGCTTTTCTCTGTTTAGATCATTGCGAAACAGTGAACTGTTAAGCCATACCAATGATTATTGATCGATTGCCTTGCCCATTTCAGCAATGGCACGCTGGTAGACCTGAGCAGCATTCCAGCCTTGAATTGCACTATAGTTTGGTTCGCCGGGCTGATAACCTGCACCGCGCTTCCAGCCATGGCCAACGAGGAAGTTGGCGGTCGAATAAAGGGCGTCAGCTTTCGAGCGGGCCATGTCGATGTGACCGCTGCCATCGCCATCCACACCGTATTTCAGGACGTTGACCGGCAGGAACTGGGTCTGACCGATTTCACCGTGCATTGCACCGACCGCATTCGGATCGAGGTCCTGATTGTCGATCAGCTTAAGTGCTGCGTAAAGCTGCTGGGTGAAATAGTCGCTGCGACGGCAATCATATGCCAGTGTTGCAACAGCGGAAAGTGTGTGCTGTTTGCCGAGATAGGCGCCGAAGCCGGTTTCCATGCCCCAGATCGCGATCAATGGGCCAGCAGGAACACCATAACGCTTTTCGATGCCTGCGAAAAGAGCAGCATTCTGCTTCTTGATCGACTTGCCGCGCTGGATGATCGTATTTGCACCGCGCTTCTGCATGAACTGATCAAATGA harbors:
- a CDS encoding lytic murein transglycosylase, whose product is MALFAKGRVWTAAAVLAVGMMAGTSIVEAAQCGNNGAGYNAWLQQTMKEAQSRGIGKRGLDALAKTKYAQATINADRNQKSFKLSFDQFMQKRGANTIIQRGKSIKKQNAALFAGIEKRYGVPAGPLIAIWGMETGFGAYLGKQHTLSAVATLAYDCRRSDYFTQQLYAALKLIDNQDLDPNAVGAMHGEIGQTQFLPVNVLKYGVDGDGSGHIDMARSKADALYSTANFLVGHGWKRGAGYQPGEPNYSAIQGWNAAQVYQRAIAEMGKAIDQ
- the pdxY gene encoding pyridoxal kinase PdxY, with protein sequence MTLSAPSDATTVIVISSHVVRGSVGNRAAVFALETLGFPVWAVPTVILPWHPGHGRAGRIVPPAQEFATLMQDLERAPWLGEVGAILTGYLGHPEQAAAVAGLVKKVKERNPNALYLCDPVIGDQKGLYVPEATAIGIRDHLMPLADIATPNRFELSWLTGVELEDNKALMEAALDTGPATMLVTSAFPLMTGSIGNILLTPTLALMAEHRCVDGPTNGLGDLTSAVFLARRLAGFSEEKTLQSTTAAVFEIMARSAKRGADELMLEADASSLATPMAMVQTRRLVHPTKGLRA
- a CDS encoding carbonic anhydrase; translated protein: MADIPDTLLAGYQTFMSEHFASETARYKELAEKGQAPQTLVIACCDSRAAPETIFNTAPGEIFVLRNVANLIPPYEPDGEFHAASAALEFAVQSLKVKNIVVMGHGRCGGIKAALDTQFAPLSPGDFIGKWMSLIAPAAETVNNNDLMTPTERQTALERISIRYSLNNLRTFPCVDILEKKGKLTLYGAWFDISTGELWVMDQQTGDFKRPEVSVENAPETAA